A window from Fervidicoccaceae archaeon encodes these proteins:
- a CDS encoding nicotinate phosphoribosyltransferase yields the protein MGLYIANEKEIIDGEATDVYFTRVKTILEKEGLKDIKVRAEFHVYGLPEGYRWAVFSGLEEALYVMKGRAVDIYSLPEGTIFYEREPIMLIEGKYYDFAEMESIVLGILRHYSSITTRAARMRLAAGNKTLLFFGIRSLHPALAPMADRAAYIGGVDAVSGVLSKKYNNLEPTGTMPHSLIIVFNDQSKAWLSFDKYMDPKVPRIMLVDTFWDERAEALLAARTLGKRLQGVRLDTPSSRRGDMKKIVEEVRWALDIEGFKDVKIIVSGGLDESDLIELRDIADGFGVGTSIAFPPSIDISMDIVEVEEEGRWIPRSKRGKLPGAKQLYACSPTEHYVVPWTSSPPLCKDGRRPTPLMIKQMEEGKIIAPQRSLEELKSYVVEQLKQVQL from the coding sequence ATGGGGCTATATATAGCAAATGAAAAGGAGATCATTGATGGAGAGGCAACGGATGTTTATTTCACAAGAGTAAAAACAATTCTTGAGAAGGAAGGGTTGAAGGACATAAAAGTAAGGGCTGAATTTCACGTATATGGGCTCCCAGAGGGCTACAGGTGGGCTGTATTCAGTGGTCTGGAGGAAGCTCTCTATGTTATGAAGGGAAGAGCTGTAGATATCTATTCTCTGCCGGAGGGAACTATTTTCTACGAGAGAGAGCCAATAATGCTAATTGAGGGGAAATATTACGACTTCGCTGAAATGGAGTCAATAGTTCTTGGCATACTGAGGCACTACTCGTCCATAACAACTAGGGCTGCTAGAATGAGGTTAGCAGCGGGAAACAAAACTCTCCTGTTCTTTGGGATAAGAAGCCTTCATCCAGCTCTAGCCCCAATGGCTGATAGGGCAGCATATATAGGAGGAGTGGATGCTGTTAGCGGTGTGCTCTCAAAGAAGTACAATAATTTGGAGCCTACGGGAACAATGCCTCATAGCCTAATTATTGTTTTCAATGATCAGTCAAAGGCATGGCTGAGCTTTGATAAATACATGGATCCTAAGGTTCCACGCATTATGCTTGTTGACACATTTTGGGATGAGAGGGCGGAGGCATTGTTAGCAGCGAGAACCTTGGGAAAGAGATTACAGGGAGTTAGGCTCGATACTCCCAGCTCCAGGAGGGGGGACATGAAAAAAATTGTCGAGGAGGTTAGATGGGCACTTGACATAGAAGGGTTCAAAGATGTGAAGATTATTGTCAGCGGTGGGTTAGATGAGAGCGATCTGATTGAGCTGAGAGATATTGCGGATGGATTTGGAGTTGGCACGTCAATTGCTTTTCCCCCAAGCATAGACATAAGCATGGACATAGTTGAAGTTGAGGAAGAAGGAAGATGGATTCCAAGGAGCAAGAGAGGAAAGCTTCCCGGGGCGAAGCAGCTCTATGCATGTTCACCAACAGAGCACTATGTTGTTCCCTGGACATCATCACCACCTTTGTGCAAAGATGGAAGAAGACCCACACCTCTTATGATCAAGCAGATGGAAGAAGGAAAGATAATAGCTCCCCAGAGGTCTCTTGAGGAGCTGAAGAGCTATGTTGTAGAACAGCTGAAGCAGGTTCAGCTCTGA
- a CDS encoding HTH domain-containing protein produces MIGSDFLTRREKIYRILVEAEKPLTAEEIAKILGLSGREVNSIHTDLEHVMRSVRKRSGNSEIVEMIPARCLTCGYTFRDREKVKRPSKCPKCNSERIEGPWFYIRKKGRK; encoded by the coding sequence ATGATCGGTTCGGATTTTCTAACAAGAAGGGAAAAAATCTATAGAATACTCGTGGAAGCTGAGAAGCCGCTGACGGCAGAGGAGATAGCAAAAATACTCGGACTTAGTGGAAGAGAAGTGAACAGCATTCACACTGATCTCGAACATGTTATGAGGAGCGTGAGGAAGAGGAGCGGGAACTCAGAAATAGTCGAAATGATCCCAGCAAGATGCCTGACATGTGGCTATACATTCAGGGATAGGGAAAAGGTGAAGAGGCCATCGAAATGTCCAAAATGCAATTCTGAAAGAATAGAGGGGCCATGGTTCTACATCAGAAAAAAGGGCAGAAAATAA
- a CDS encoding alkaline phosphatase family protein: MKLLYVVLDGAAGDPSLGRTAYMVSEKPNIDLLARKGKCGMLFTIGRGIPPESDAAVLSLLGYDPDRDHPGRGPIEALGVGLSLAERREVAFRGNFATVDPSTGRILDRRAGRIFTREEAESLANSLDGITLNGGYARVRASVGHRVVVVIGSEKFDLGDEVGNTDPAYIRRGKISISASSFENKISQCIPLLGKEENRRTCELVNEFTWKAIDILDKHPVNRSRINRGLPPANAVLLRDGGGKSPVLQSLSSKFGNLQFTALVEMPVEIGIAKAAGMNVITLPPPEGKNREGEYKYRARKAVEALERSDVVYVHLKGPDEPGHDGNLELKANIIGEIDKYFFGSLVNKLEDGEIAILVTSDHATPCQLRAHSDSPVPFLLYYQGIKSDGILTFNEVECRSGSFGILERGKDLLPLILKEIGLIKSPEKGG, translated from the coding sequence TTGAAGCTCCTATATGTTGTACTTGATGGAGCAGCAGGTGATCCCTCTCTTGGGAGAACTGCGTACATGGTATCGGAGAAGCCCAACATAGATCTTCTTGCGAGAAAGGGAAAATGTGGGATGCTTTTCACGATCGGAAGGGGAATACCACCGGAGAGCGATGCTGCAGTCTTATCGCTTCTGGGCTACGATCCAGACAGGGATCATCCAGGGAGAGGACCTATAGAGGCTTTGGGTGTTGGTCTCTCATTAGCAGAGAGAAGAGAGGTGGCTTTCAGAGGAAACTTTGCTACGGTTGATCCCTCAACTGGAAGAATATTGGACAGAAGAGCCGGAAGAATATTCACAAGAGAGGAAGCTGAGAGCCTGGCAAATTCTCTCGATGGGATTACATTGAACGGAGGATATGCTAGAGTTAGAGCAAGCGTGGGACATAGAGTTGTTGTTGTCATAGGTAGTGAGAAATTTGACCTGGGAGATGAAGTAGGCAACACAGATCCTGCTTATATTAGAAGGGGAAAGATCTCAATTTCGGCAAGCAGCTTTGAAAATAAGATCTCACAGTGCATTCCTCTATTAGGGAAAGAGGAGAACAGAAGGACCTGTGAGCTTGTCAATGAATTTACATGGAAAGCAATAGATATTCTAGATAAGCATCCAGTTAACCGTTCAAGAATAAATAGAGGTCTTCCCCCAGCAAATGCTGTGCTTTTGAGAGATGGAGGGGGAAAATCTCCAGTGCTTCAGAGCCTATCATCAAAATTTGGAAACCTTCAGTTCACAGCACTAGTTGAGATGCCAGTTGAGATAGGAATCGCAAAAGCAGCAGGAATGAATGTTATCACACTTCCCCCTCCTGAAGGAAAGAACAGAGAAGGTGAATATAAATACAGAGCACGCAAGGCAGTGGAGGCTCTGGAAAGATCAGATGTAGTCTATGTGCACTTGAAGGGACCAGATGAGCCTGGCCATGATGGAAATCTCGAGCTAAAAGCAAACATAATAGGGGAAATTGATAAGTATTTCTTCGGAAGCTTAGTGAATAAGCTAGAAGATGGAGAAATAGCAATATTGGTTACATCGGATCACGCAACCCCCTGTCAGCTGAGGGCACACAGCGATTCTCCTGTGCCATTTCTGCTATACTATCAAGGCATAAAATCAGACGGAATATTGACATTCAATGAAGTCGAATGCAGAAGTGGAAGCTTCGGAATTCTCGAGAGGGGGAAGGACCTCCTTCCCTTAATTCTCAAGGAAATAGGTCTAATTAAAAGTCCTGAAAAAGGAGGGTGA
- a CDS encoding NAD(P)H-hydrate dehydratase, which yields MFGKVYESRRIRAIEENAQWLGMPTILMMENAGKCVAEFIRRTFGEFNEKIIVVAGKGGNAGDGFAASRHLASMGYKVALVTLFSEEQITHEDAKRNFMLLRKIEGNKLNILSYEHLPSLTRENAKLIVDAILGTGVRGELREPIAGAIELMNSSSLPIVSIDIPSGIDPDTGIPATHDGKPTAVRASYTITMHFLKPGLLKDKEYSGNIEICNIGIPDEAEIIVGPGDVRNFLARKPKDAKKGDGGVVSVIGGSIEYSGAPSLASLAALASGADLVFTIVPSSIKQIVASFSPSIIAVGVGEHYFSPENADFVMNFVRRSSAAVIGPGMGYNKSTCSFTKEIIERMRSEQSLRAIVVDADALKCISEYAPELDSRFVITPHRGELSLLLRGYRIAESEDRKKNASELSISSKSIVLSKGPIDYICFKGECREKRGGNPGMSIGGTGDVLAGLIASLSKRTPTPFHAACIASFINSYAGDKLFERYGEFFTSEMLVREIPGAISSMMDWR from the coding sequence ATGTTTGGAAAAGTCTATGAGAGCAGGAGAATAAGGGCAATAGAGGAAAATGCACAATGGCTTGGAATGCCCACAATACTTATGATGGAAAATGCTGGCAAATGCGTAGCTGAGTTTATACGAAGGACATTTGGTGAGTTCAATGAAAAAATCATTGTCGTTGCTGGAAAGGGGGGAAATGCAGGAGATGGTTTTGCAGCTTCTAGGCATCTAGCTTCAATGGGATACAAGGTAGCACTGGTAACACTATTCAGTGAGGAACAAATCACCCATGAGGATGCTAAGAGAAATTTCATGTTGCTTAGGAAAATTGAAGGAAACAAGTTGAACATACTTAGCTATGAACACCTTCCTAGCTTGACAAGGGAAAATGCAAAGCTCATAGTGGATGCTATTTTGGGAACTGGAGTGAGAGGTGAGCTGAGAGAGCCCATTGCTGGAGCAATAGAGCTCATGAACTCCTCCTCTCTACCAATAGTTTCAATAGATATACCAAGTGGAATAGACCCAGATACAGGTATTCCTGCTACCCATGACGGGAAGCCAACCGCTGTTAGAGCTTCTTATACAATCACAATGCATTTTCTAAAGCCAGGCTTACTCAAGGATAAGGAGTATAGTGGAAACATCGAAATATGCAATATTGGCATACCCGATGAAGCAGAGATAATTGTAGGACCAGGAGATGTCAGAAACTTTCTAGCAAGAAAGCCAAAGGATGCCAAGAAGGGGGATGGAGGAGTAGTTTCTGTCATAGGGGGATCGATTGAATATTCTGGAGCTCCTTCGCTGGCCTCCCTAGCAGCTCTCGCTTCTGGAGCTGACCTTGTATTCACAATTGTGCCCAGCTCCATTAAGCAAATAGTAGCTTCTTTCTCCCCATCAATTATTGCTGTTGGAGTGGGAGAGCATTATTTCTCCCCAGAGAATGCAGATTTTGTCATGAACTTTGTTCGCAGATCGAGTGCCGCTGTTATTGGACCTGGGATGGGCTACAACAAATCAACTTGCTCTTTCACAAAAGAAATAATTGAGAGGATGAGGTCGGAGCAGTCTTTGAGGGCAATAGTTGTGGATGCTGATGCTCTCAAATGCATTTCAGAATATGCTCCTGAGCTTGATAGTAGATTTGTGATTACCCCTCATAGAGGGGAGCTATCTCTCCTTCTAAGGGGGTACCGAATAGCCGAAAGTGAAGACAGGAAGAAGAATGCTTCGGAGCTGTCGATATCCTCTAAATCCATTGTCTTATCGAAGGGTCCGATTGATTACATTTGCTTCAAAGGCGAATGTAGAGAGAAAAGGGGAGGAAATCCTGGCATGAGCATCGGAGGAACCGGGGATGTCCTAGCAGGACTCATTGCATCTCTCTCAAAAAGAACCCCAACTCCATTTCATGCAGCCTGCATAGCATCCTTTATCAACAGCTATGCAGGAGACAAACTATTTGAGAGGTATGGAGAATTTTTCACATCTGAAATGCTGGTTAGAGAGATCCCGGGAGCTATCTCATCCATGATGGATTGGAGGTGA
- a CDS encoding PINc/VapC family ATPase, translating to MYRNFFTAAGNVETAYVADYSAIVQGIVSRLVKAGSIPKGSTIILLSPILTLIEKEASEGKAVGIAGLEELRKLKDLASSGIINIDLFSPQRQVYQEDQASLSALVREIALQRGCAIVSGSSVAAELASSIGISVLFYSERTESPLKIEKLFDESTMSIHLVEDNYPMAKKGKPGAWAYERISNQILTRSEMQSIFDEIIEAAKSREDSFVEIDRKGSTIVQLGSYRIVIARPPFSSKWMITAVKPIVKLKLEDYRPPEKLIERFRKKAEGILIAGAPGMGKTTFAQALAEFYLSDGKVVNTIESPRDMRLSPQIVQYSKNFAEKDELHDIMLLSRPDYTFFDELRGDEDFRLYVDLRLAGIGMVGVLHATSPIDAIQRFIGRVELGVIPSIIDTVIFIDKGEISKVYEVSMTVKLPTGLKEAELSRPVVEVRDFLSGELEYEIYTFGEQTVVVPIRKGKRTEDLRIKRQLETLAPNAEVEISNGVAILRVPSEEARLLSKRLKRIKRAAQKFGLDLRIETK from the coding sequence ATGTACCGAAATTTCTTCACAGCAGCTGGAAATGTTGAAACAGCGTATGTAGCCGATTATTCGGCAATAGTGCAGGGAATAGTCAGTAGGCTCGTAAAAGCAGGGTCAATACCAAAGGGATCGACAATCATACTTTTATCCCCTATTCTTACCCTCATTGAAAAAGAGGCCAGTGAAGGAAAAGCTGTAGGCATAGCTGGACTTGAGGAGCTGAGAAAGCTAAAGGATCTTGCCTCTTCTGGTATAATCAACATAGATCTATTTTCCCCACAGCGCCAGGTCTATCAGGAAGATCAGGCATCTCTCTCAGCTCTAGTAAGGGAGATAGCCCTTCAGAGAGGATGTGCAATAGTCTCTGGAAGCAGTGTGGCAGCAGAACTAGCTTCTTCCATCGGGATAAGCGTTCTATTCTATTCTGAGAGAACAGAATCTCCTCTTAAAATAGAGAAGCTCTTCGATGAATCTACGATGAGCATCCACTTGGTTGAAGATAATTATCCAATGGCAAAGAAGGGGAAGCCTGGAGCTTGGGCATATGAGAGGATCTCAAACCAAATTCTGACTAGAAGCGAAATGCAGAGCATTTTCGATGAGATAATCGAAGCAGCAAAGTCCAGGGAAGACAGCTTTGTGGAAATCGATAGAAAGGGAAGCACGATAGTTCAGCTTGGTTCATATAGAATCGTTATAGCCAGACCACCTTTTAGCAGCAAGTGGATGATAACAGCTGTGAAACCAATAGTCAAGCTAAAACTTGAGGACTACAGACCGCCTGAGAAGCTAATAGAGAGGTTCAGAAAGAAGGCCGAAGGAATATTGATTGCTGGCGCTCCTGGCATGGGAAAAACAACATTTGCCCAAGCACTGGCGGAATTCTATTTAAGTGATGGGAAAGTTGTAAACACGATAGAATCTCCAAGAGACATGAGGCTCTCTCCACAAATTGTCCAATACAGCAAGAACTTTGCTGAAAAGGATGAGCTGCACGATATTATGCTGCTGAGCAGGCCTGACTATACATTCTTCGATGAGCTGAGGGGAGATGAGGATTTCAGGCTATATGTAGATCTGAGGCTTGCCGGAATAGGAATGGTTGGGGTTCTCCATGCAACTTCTCCAATAGATGCTATACAGAGATTCATAGGAAGAGTTGAGCTGGGAGTAATTCCAAGCATAATAGACACGGTAATATTCATAGACAAAGGGGAAATATCAAAGGTCTACGAAGTATCAATGACTGTCAAGCTCCCTACAGGGTTGAAGGAGGCGGAGCTATCCAGACCCGTAGTTGAAGTTAGGGACTTCCTGAGCGGAGAGCTGGAGTACGAAATATACACCTTCGGTGAGCAGACGGTTGTGGTTCCAATAAGGAAAGGAAAGAGAACAGAGGATTTGAGGATAAAGAGACAGCTTGAGACCCTGGCTCCTAATGCGGAAGTCGAGATATCTAATGGTGTAGCTATACTCAGAGTGCCCTCGGAGGAAGCAAGATTGTTGAGCAAGAGGCTGAAGCGAATAAAGAGGGCAGCACAGAAATTCGGCCTGGATCTCAGAATCGAAACGAAGTGA
- a CDS encoding TIGR00266 family protein yields MEWEIEGDSSFRYLKIILGRNEKIVAEPGAFLMSRGNFHVETSSGGVVNAISRSLFGGESFFLNTFTALEDAEIFLAPSLPGDIKHIPLDGRKGIIVKDGSFLASYGQVKLSTAWKGITGAVAGSGFIWLKAEGIGGIWVSSFGSIIEVDTKEGKKLIVDNDHIVAFDDQLKWEVKKFKGIKSFLFGGEGFIIELYGNGKVLVQTRNLRALASALVPFLPKR; encoded by the coding sequence GTGGAATGGGAAATAGAAGGAGATAGCAGTTTCAGGTATTTGAAGATTATCCTGGGAAGGAATGAAAAAATTGTGGCAGAGCCAGGGGCCTTTCTAATGAGCAGGGGAAACTTTCACGTTGAAACAAGCAGTGGAGGTGTTGTGAATGCAATATCCAGATCTCTTTTTGGTGGTGAGTCCTTCTTTCTCAACACTTTTACTGCTTTAGAAGATGCCGAAATATTTCTGGCACCATCTCTTCCAGGTGATATTAAGCACATTCCTCTTGATGGAAGGAAAGGAATAATAGTTAAGGATGGTTCCTTTTTGGCTTCCTATGGTCAAGTAAAACTGTCTACTGCTTGGAAGGGTATCACGGGAGCAGTAGCAGGAAGCGGCTTTATTTGGCTGAAGGCTGAGGGGATCGGGGGGATCTGGGTATCTTCCTTTGGCTCAATAATTGAAGTCGATACGAAAGAGGGGAAAAAGCTCATTGTAGACAATGACCACATCGTGGCTTTTGACGATCAGCTAAAGTGGGAAGTGAAAAAGTTCAAGGGGATAAAGTCCTTCTTATTTGGAGGAGAAGGCTTTATAATTGAGCTTTATGGAAATGGAAAAGTGCTCGTTCAAACAAGAAATTTGAGGGCTTTGGCTTCCGCATTGGTGCCATTTCTCCCAAAGAGGTAG
- a CDS encoding UbiA family prenyltransferase → MSSLRAYAEIMRIPNSLMMGLAVIVGMVITDPKSLIMPGAFTKVILGFLVGFLLTSSSMVFNDYADREIDAINEPSRPIPSGRVAPAVALFYGFILGFLGLLLSEMTGSSTLFLAALTFAVALLYNFKLKRYGFLGNLCVAYTVAVPLLYGSLLSSGMNLKVLLYASMIFLSIVGREITKGISDVEGDSRKGVRTVAVKYGSRTASLLAFLFFLAAISLSPLPFLLGLTNFPYLILVSITDAMLFYLSLLLVKFPDRKTAKMVKNRALIAMAVGLLAFALGSI, encoded by the coding sequence ATGTCCTCTCTGAGAGCATATGCTGAGATAATGAGGATCCCAAATTCGCTCATGATGGGTTTAGCTGTAATTGTTGGAATGGTGATCACGGATCCCAAGTCACTAATTATGCCTGGAGCTTTCACAAAAGTTATCTTGGGCTTTCTGGTTGGATTTCTGCTAACCTCCTCATCCATGGTTTTCAATGATTATGCAGATAGAGAGATAGATGCTATTAATGAGCCCTCGAGACCAATACCAAGCGGGAGAGTGGCCCCAGCCGTTGCTCTATTTTACGGGTTCATCCTGGGCTTTTTGGGGCTGCTCCTCTCCGAGATGACTGGGTCAAGCACTCTGTTTTTGGCCGCGCTAACCTTTGCTGTGGCACTTCTCTATAACTTTAAGCTGAAAAGGTACGGCTTCTTAGGAAATCTATGTGTAGCTTATACGGTTGCTGTTCCGCTTTTATACGGATCCCTATTATCCTCTGGAATGAATCTTAAAGTTCTTCTCTATGCATCGATGATTTTTCTTTCAATTGTCGGTAGGGAGATAACAAAGGGAATAAGCGATGTTGAGGGGGATTCGAGAAAGGGTGTGAGGACTGTTGCTGTTAAATATGGAAGCAGGACCGCCTCATTGCTGGCTTTTCTCTTTTTCCTGGCAGCTATCTCCCTCTCCCCTCTCCCATTTCTCCTGGGCCTAACAAATTTTCCATATTTGATCTTAGTTTCGATAACTGATGCCATGCTTTTCTATTTATCTTTGTTGCTTGTGAAGTTTCCTGATAGGAAAACGGCTAAGATGGTGAAAAACAGAGCACTAATAGCCATGGCAGTTGGCCTCTTGGCTTTCGCTTTGGGCTCAATTTAG